The Oceanisphaera avium genome includes a region encoding these proteins:
- a CDS encoding FAD:protein FMN transferase, whose protein sequence is MSSYITKWLAPVGLAFLLVACKPAGTPAASGQAELHLTGSTMGTYYSVKVVGADKEQAKQLQAQIDQRLEVVNQQMSTYLPDSELSRFNQSTSTAPFAVSVDTATVVTAALQLGKQTQRTLDVTIGPLVNLWGFGPDERPVQVPSDTQLKAALTHTGLEHLRVEIDAQGQYLQKEIPELYLDLSSIAKGFGVDVVAEYLDEQGLHDHLVEIGGEVRLSGYNGHHKPWTIAVEKPHHDDERADELVQQIIVPGNNSVATSGDYRNYYEMQGQRLSHTIDPNTGHPITHNLASVTVIHASCMIADGLATALTVMGTDAALAFAEQHELAVYLLTKTDDGFKVDMTPAFKKYLRG, encoded by the coding sequence ATGAGTTCATATATAACAAAATGGCTGGCTCCAGTGGGGCTGGCCTTTTTATTGGTCGCCTGTAAGCCGGCTGGCACGCCTGCAGCTTCTGGCCAAGCCGAGCTACATTTAACTGGCAGCACTATGGGGACCTATTATTCCGTAAAAGTAGTGGGTGCAGATAAAGAGCAAGCTAAACAGCTACAAGCACAAATTGATCAACGACTCGAAGTCGTTAATCAGCAGATGTCTACTTACTTGCCAGATTCGGAGCTGAGTCGCTTTAACCAATCCACTTCAACAGCGCCTTTTGCTGTATCGGTTGATACGGCAACGGTAGTAACTGCCGCCTTGCAGCTGGGTAAACAAACCCAGCGCACGCTAGATGTGACCATAGGCCCTTTGGTTAATTTATGGGGCTTTGGCCCAGATGAAAGACCAGTACAAGTGCCGAGTGATACACAGCTAAAAGCGGCGCTGACTCATACGGGTCTTGAGCACTTACGAGTCGAAATAGACGCCCAAGGTCAGTATTTACAAAAAGAAATCCCTGAGTTGTATTTAGACTTATCTTCTATTGCTAAAGGCTTTGGCGTTGATGTGGTGGCCGAGTATTTAGATGAGCAAGGCTTACATGATCACTTAGTAGAAATTGGCGGAGAAGTGCGCTTAAGTGGCTATAATGGTCATCACAAGCCATGGACTATCGCCGTAGAAAAGCCCCACCATGATGACGAACGCGCTGATGAGCTAGTACAACAGATCATCGTCCCTGGAAATAACAGTGTCGCCACTTCGGGTGATTATCGTAATTATTATGAGATGCAAGGGCAGCGCTTATCCCATACCATAGACCCAAACACCGGCCACCCCATTACTCATAATCTTGCGTCCGTGACAGTAATTCATGCCTCCTGTATGATAGCTGACGGGCTAGCTACGGCATTAACGGTGATGGGCACAGACGCCGCTTTGGCCTTTGCCGAGCAACACGAGCTTGCTGTATATCTGCTGACCAAAACGGACGATGGCTTTAAAGTAGATATGACCCCTGCTTTTAAAAAGTATTTAAGAGGTTGA
- a CDS encoding aminoacyl-histidine dipeptidase yields MSCAINSLSPQPLWQFFNTICSIPHPSGHEAALRQWITDWARGRSFTVFQDATGNLIIRKAASLGREQCQGVILQAHLDMVPQANADTPHDFTRDAIQPYIDGDWVRARGTTLGADNGIGLAACLAVLADEQLTHGPLEVLLTVDEESGMTGAFGLEPGVLEGDILLNTDSEQDGDVYMGCAGGVDANITFPYVAEAVPCEHQALNLTISGLRGGHSGINIHQGRASANRLLAELLVAIESFPEVRLSEVSGGTLRNAIAREASALLTLAPSALPSLRQLIEHKQQQITAHYQGVDDHICLQLQEAQLPKRVMSQELQHRLSHALLACPHGVVAMSQEMTDVVESSTNLGVIETHAEHIYIQCLIRSLSQAGREAVASRTAAVFTSVGAACEFSGAYPSWQPDPHSAIMQLLLESHQRLFGSLPQVKVIHAGLECGLFKAHYPHWDMVSFGPTIQGAHSPDERVNIAAVARFWQLLTEVLRHIPKKRAQHL; encoded by the coding sequence ATGTCTTGCGCTATTAATAGCCTTTCGCCACAGCCCTTGTGGCAGTTTTTCAATACTATCTGCAGTATTCCCCACCCCTCTGGTCACGAAGCGGCGCTGCGCCAATGGATAACCGACTGGGCTCGGGGACGATCCTTCACCGTGTTTCAAGATGCGACTGGCAACCTTATTATTCGCAAAGCCGCCAGCCTAGGTAGAGAGCAATGCCAAGGGGTCATTTTACAAGCGCATCTGGATATGGTGCCTCAAGCTAATGCCGATACTCCCCACGATTTCACTCGTGATGCTATTCAGCCTTATATTGATGGCGACTGGGTGCGTGCTCGTGGCACCACCTTAGGCGCAGATAATGGCATTGGCCTTGCGGCCTGTTTAGCAGTCTTAGCAGATGAACAACTCACCCATGGTCCACTGGAAGTGTTATTGACTGTGGATGAAGAAAGTGGAATGACGGGGGCATTTGGTTTAGAGCCAGGGGTACTCGAGGGCGATATTTTGCTTAATACCGACTCAGAGCAAGACGGCGATGTCTATATGGGCTGTGCTGGTGGCGTGGATGCCAATATCACCTTCCCTTATGTTGCTGAAGCTGTCCCTTGTGAGCATCAAGCGCTAAATTTAACTATTTCTGGCTTAAGAGGGGGCCATTCTGGTATTAACATTCATCAAGGGCGCGCCAGTGCCAATAGGTTATTAGCTGAGCTGTTGGTCGCTATCGAGTCGTTCCCAGAGGTACGGCTCAGTGAAGTGAGTGGCGGGACGCTACGAAATGCCATCGCTCGCGAAGCCTCAGCGCTACTGACCCTAGCGCCCAGTGCTCTGCCCTCATTACGCCAGTTAATTGAACATAAACAACAACAGATCACAGCGCATTACCAGGGTGTGGATGATCATATTTGTTTACAGCTACAAGAGGCCCAGCTGCCTAAGCGCGTAATGAGCCAAGAGCTGCAACATCGTTTAAGCCACGCCTTGCTCGCCTGCCCTCATGGGGTGGTGGCCATGAGCCAAGAAATGACAGACGTAGTAGAAAGCTCCACCAACTTAGGGGTAATAGAAACTCACGCCGAGCATATTTATATTCAGTGCTTAATTCGCTCTTTAAGCCAAGCTGGGCGCGAAGCCGTGGCCAGTCGCACCGCAGCCGTCTTTACCAGTGTGGGGGCAGCTTGTGAATTTAGTGGTGCTTATCCTAGCTGGCAGCCCGATCCTCACTCCGCCATTATGCAATTATTACTTGAGTCTCATCAGCGTTTATTTGGCAGCTTGCCCCAAGTGAAAGTGATCCATGCCGGTTTAGAATGCGGCTTATTTAAGGCCCACTATCCTCATTGGGACATGGTGTCTTTTGGCCCGACTATTCAAGGCGCTCACTCGCCTGATGAACGAGTTAATATTGCAGCTGTTGCACGATTTTGGCAGCTACTCACCGAAGTATTACGCCATATTCCTAAAAAGCGCGCCCAGCACCTTTAA
- the dinB gene encoding DNA polymerase IV, with amino-acid sequence MRKIIHVDMDCFFAAVEMRARPEWRDIPMAVGGRPERRGVITTCNYPARVFGIHSAMSSHQALQRCPHLLLVPGNMPSYKAVSLQIREIFHRYTDLVEPLSLDEAFLDVSDSPWFKGSATRIAEHIRATIAHELNLTASAGVAPNKFLAKIASDENKPNGLFVLPPAKVADFVQQLPLTKIPGVGAKTAQKLELLGLTHCHQLAAFGESELIRRFGKFGALLWQRAQGLDERPVQAHRVRKSVGVETTLIDDIQTTEQGLTVLAQLWPELVKRLDNRAIKGLCIKLKFSDFSQTTLSRRTPVLALEFAQLLCIEGWQRAKGRKVRLVGVSVELNATPNTERQQLSFDWK; translated from the coding sequence ATGCGCAAAATTATTCATGTGGATATGGACTGCTTCTTTGCGGCAGTAGAAATGCGTGCTCGACCAGAGTGGCGCGATATTCCCATGGCGGTAGGTGGGCGGCCCGAACGACGCGGCGTGATCACCACCTGTAATTATCCGGCGCGCGTATTTGGCATTCATTCGGCGATGTCCAGTCACCAAGCGTTGCAGCGTTGTCCGCATTTATTATTAGTGCCTGGCAATATGCCAAGCTATAAAGCGGTCTCTTTGCAAATTCGCGAAATCTTTCATCGTTACACCGACTTAGTTGAACCTCTTTCCTTAGATGAAGCCTTCCTAGATGTGAGCGACAGCCCGTGGTTTAAAGGAAGCGCGACCCGCATCGCTGAACATATTCGTGCCACCATAGCGCATGAGCTTAACCTCACTGCCTCGGCAGGCGTGGCGCCCAATAAATTCTTGGCCAAAATTGCCTCCGATGAAAATAAACCCAATGGCTTGTTTGTGTTGCCACCGGCTAAAGTAGCGGATTTTGTTCAGCAACTGCCGCTGACTAAAATACCCGGTGTGGGCGCTAAAACGGCGCAAAAACTCGAACTCCTTGGGCTAACTCATTGTCATCAATTAGCCGCATTTGGCGAAAGCGAGTTAATACGCCGTTTTGGTAAATTTGGTGCTTTATTGTGGCAGCGCGCTCAAGGCCTAGATGAAAGACCCGTACAAGCGCACCGGGTGAGAAAGTCGGTAGGGGTGGAAACCACCCTAATTGATGATATCCAAACCACAGAGCAAGGCTTAACCGTGCTTGCACAATTATGGCCTGAGTTAGTTAAGCGCTTGGATAATAGAGCCATCAAAGGGCTGTGTATTAAGCTTAAATTTAGCGACTTTAGCCAAACCACCTTATCTCGGCGCACACCAGTACTCGCACTGGAGTTTGCCCAGCTATTGTGTATAGAAGGCTGGCAGCGAGCAAAAGGGCGCAAAGTGCGCTTAGTGGGAGTCAGTGTAGAGCTAAATGCCACGCCTAACACCGAGCGCCAACAACTGAGTTTTGATTGGAAATAG
- a CDS encoding NADH:ubiquinone reductase (Na(+)-transporting) subunit D, with protein MADKAEVKKVLFGPIIGNNPITLQVLGICSALAVTSQMQTAFVMSLAVIAVTAFSNLFISLVRNQIPNSVRIIAQMAIIASLVIVVDQILKAYAYDISKQLSVFVGLIITNCIVMGRAEAYAMKSPPLMSFYDGIGNGMGYGLILLIVATIREIFGSGTWFGMEILPLVKNGGWYQANGLLLLPPSAFFIIGGIIWVLRTMRPDQVEAKE; from the coding sequence ATGGCTGATAAAGCAGAAGTAAAAAAAGTCCTCTTTGGACCTATTATCGGTAATAACCCGATTACCCTGCAGGTATTGGGAATTTGTTCGGCACTGGCCGTTACTTCACAGATGCAAACCGCATTCGTGATGTCATTGGCGGTAATTGCGGTAACGGCGTTTTCGAACCTGTTTATCTCATTGGTGCGCAACCAAATTCCAAACTCGGTACGTATTATCGCGCAAATGGCGATTATCGCATCCTTAGTAATAGTGGTGGACCAGATCCTCAAAGCCTATGCCTATGACATCTCTAAGCAGCTGTCGGTGTTTGTTGGCTTGATTATTACTAACTGTATCGTAATGGGTCGCGCCGAAGCTTACGCCATGAAGAGCCCACCTTTAATGTCATTTTATGACGGTATTGGTAACGGCATGGGTTATGGTTTGATCTTGCTGATCGTGGCCACTATCCGAGAAATTTTTGGCTCAGGCACCTGGTTTGGTATGGAAATTCTGCCGTTAGTTAAAAATGGCGGTTGGTACCAGGCAAACGGCTTATTGCTGTTACCGCCCAGTGCGTTCTTTATTATCGGTGGCATTATCTGGGTACTGCGTACCATGCGCCCCGATCAGGTTGAGGCGAAGGAGTAA
- the nqrM gene encoding (Na+)-NQR maturation NqrM translates to MTYFLITFAAFGLVFFAMAIGYIIQRKTIAGSCGGLGSVGIEKACDCDDPCESRQKKLAKAEAKRQMLEENRII, encoded by the coding sequence ATGACTTACTTTCTGATTACCTTTGCCGCGTTTGGTTTGGTGTTTTTTGCCATGGCAATTGGTTACATAATACAGCGTAAAACCATTGCCGGTTCTTGCGGTGGCCTAGGTAGTGTCGGTATAGAAAAGGCCTGCGACTGCGATGATCCTTGTGAGAGTCGGCAAAAAAAGCTGGCCAAAGCCGAAGCTAAGCGGCAAATGCTCGAAGAAAATAGAATTATTTAA
- the nqrF gene encoding NADH:ubiquinone reductase (Na(+)-transporting) subunit F: MEIILGVVMFTVIVLVLVGIILFAKSKLVEEGDVVISINDDPDKTITTSAGGKLLGALANNGIFVSSACGGGGTCGQCRVRILDGGGEILPTELDHISKGEARHGERLSCQVNVKQNMKIELPEEVFGIKKWDCEVLSNDSKATFIKELKLKIPNGESVPFRAGGYIQIEAPPHHVKYKDFDVPEKFREDWDKFKIFELESKVDEETIRAYSMANYPEEEGMILLNVRIATPPPRNWDAPPGKMSSYIWSLKPGDKATISGPFGEFFAKDTDAEMVFVGGGAGMAPMRSHIFDQLKRLDSKRKISFWYGARSRREMFYVEDFDGLAAEHDNFTWHVALSDSTPEDEWTGYTGFIHNVLYENYLRDHEAPEDCEYYMCGPPVMNAAVINMLKDLGVEEENILLDDFGG, translated from the coding sequence ATGGAAATCATTCTAGGCGTGGTCATGTTCACCGTGATCGTGCTGGTCCTAGTAGGCATTATCCTGTTTGCTAAGTCCAAGCTGGTTGAAGAAGGGGACGTGGTCATTAGCATCAACGATGACCCTGACAAGACCATTACCACCAGTGCCGGCGGTAAACTGCTCGGTGCCTTGGCCAATAACGGTATCTTTGTTTCCTCTGCCTGTGGCGGTGGTGGTACCTGTGGTCAGTGTCGCGTACGTATTTTAGATGGCGGTGGTGAAATTCTACCAACCGAGCTTGATCATATTTCTAAAGGCGAAGCACGCCATGGTGAGCGTTTGTCTTGCCAAGTGAACGTTAAACAGAATATGAAAATTGAGCTGCCAGAAGAAGTATTCGGCATCAAGAAGTGGGATTGCGAAGTCTTGTCTAACGACAGTAAAGCCACTTTCATTAAAGAATTGAAGCTGAAAATTCCAAATGGCGAAAGTGTTCCTTTCCGAGCCGGTGGTTATATTCAAATTGAAGCGCCACCGCACCATGTTAAGTACAAAGACTTTGATGTGCCTGAAAAATTCCGCGAAGATTGGGATAAGTTTAAAATCTTCGAGTTAGAGTCTAAAGTAGACGAGGAAACCATCCGCGCTTACTCCATGGCTAACTATCCGGAAGAAGAAGGCATGATCTTACTGAACGTGCGTATTGCCACACCGCCACCGCGCAACTGGGACGCACCTCCAGGCAAGATGTCTTCCTACATCTGGTCTTTGAAGCCAGGCGACAAAGCCACTATCTCAGGCCCATTTGGTGAGTTCTTTGCCAAAGACACCGATGCCGAAATGGTATTTGTGGGCGGGGGTGCAGGTATGGCACCGATGCGCTCGCACATCTTTGATCAACTTAAGCGTTTGGACTCTAAGCGTAAGATCAGTTTCTGGTATGGTGCCCGTTCACGTCGCGAAATGTTCTATGTAGAAGATTTTGATGGCTTGGCCGCTGAGCATGACAACTTTACTTGGCATGTGGCTTTGAGTGACTCCACACCTGAAGATGAGTGGACCGGTTACACCGGCTTTATCCACAACGTCTTGTATGAAAACTATCTGCGGGATCACGAAGCGCCTGAAGATTGTGAGTACTACATGTGTGGACCGCCGGTGATGAACGCCGCTGTTATCAATATGCTCAAAGATTTGGGTGTAGAAGAAGAAAATATTCTGCTTGATGACTTTGGTGGTTAA
- the gpt gene encoding xanthine phosphoribosyltransferase, with product MSNKFVVTWDSFQRETRKLAARQLPASQWKGIIAVSRGGLVPAAILARELGIRHVDTLCIASYDHNQQRADLQVLKPAQGDGEGFLIVDDLVDTGNTARVIREMYPKAKFITVFAKPKGEPLVDDFEVRVSQDTWIEQPWDMGVVFATPLCDQD from the coding sequence ATGTCCAACAAATTCGTCGTTACTTGGGACTCATTTCAGCGTGAAACGCGTAAACTGGCCGCCCGCCAACTTCCTGCCAGCCAGTGGAAAGGCATTATTGCCGTCTCTCGTGGAGGCTTAGTTCCCGCCGCTATTTTGGCGCGCGAACTGGGTATTCGCCACGTAGATACGCTGTGTATTGCCAGCTATGATCACAATCAGCAGCGTGCTGATCTGCAAGTCTTGAAGCCTGCACAAGGTGACGGTGAAGGTTTTTTGATTGTTGACGATTTAGTAGACACCGGCAACACCGCACGCGTTATTCGTGAAATGTACCCTAAAGCAAAATTTATCACCGTATTTGCTAAGCCTAAAGGCGAGCCGCTAGTGGATGATTTTGAAGTGCGCGTAAGTCAAGATACTTGGATTGAACAACCTTGGGATATGGGGGTGGTATTTGCGACTCCTTTATGTGACCAAGACTAA
- a CDS encoding methyl-accepting chemotaxis protein translates to MTWLRSLSIAKRLYLNLLVLLSGLVLIVAFMLGLFYQSLMSEKHTQAQRQVESVLSLVNHYYQQQQSGELSEAQAQHQALASIAQLRYGDNDYFWVNDAKPTMILHPLNQQLNGQDLSTLTDPSGKALFIEMATLVSRQGQGFVDYLWPKPGFANPVPKVSYVQGFSPWGWIIGTGIYVDDVNTQLWAMANQVFLIAVSLALLAIAIAYVLIRSIIRPMSDTVLALHDIAHGEADLTQRLNEQGRDEVTLLSQNFNAFCSRLAQTVRKLSPISSEMNTAAAHLADIARHNRDASEQQVHETEQVATAMNQMTASSQEVAQAAEQAAAASQSSAQAARDGSAKVELTCQESASLVTKLAHNQQGIEALAARAQQIGSILEVIRAIAEQTNLLALNAAIEAARAGEQGRGFAVVADEVRNLATRTQSSTDEVETIIQGLQKEANHTVLQMSELMQSATQTQETANQAGSALRAISEGMALINDMNSHIATAAEQQRQTTADISRNLNRLSELADAARLKTQETEQASTTLSGLGGRLTSEMNTFVV, encoded by the coding sequence ATGACTTGGTTGCGCTCACTGTCAATTGCTAAACGACTTTATTTAAACTTACTGGTATTACTTAGCGGCTTAGTGCTGATTGTTGCTTTTATGCTGGGCTTATTTTATCAAAGCTTAATGAGCGAAAAACACACTCAAGCTCAGCGCCAAGTGGAGTCGGTGCTCAGCTTAGTTAATCATTATTACCAACAGCAACAAAGCGGCGAGCTCAGTGAAGCTCAAGCACAACACCAAGCATTAGCCAGTATCGCTCAGCTGCGTTATGGCGATAATGATTACTTTTGGGTCAATGATGCTAAGCCCACAATGATATTGCACCCGCTCAACCAACAGCTTAATGGCCAAGACCTTAGTACACTAACCGATCCTAGCGGCAAAGCACTGTTTATAGAAATGGCCACCCTAGTGAGTCGCCAAGGGCAAGGTTTTGTCGATTACTTATGGCCTAAGCCGGGCTTTGCTAATCCGGTGCCTAAGGTGTCTTATGTACAAGGCTTTTCGCCGTGGGGTTGGATAATAGGCACAGGTATTTATGTCGATGACGTTAATACTCAGCTATGGGCTATGGCTAACCAGGTATTTTTAATCGCCGTTAGCTTAGCGCTGCTGGCCATTGCTATCGCTTATGTCTTAATTCGTAGCATTATTAGACCTATGTCCGACACTGTATTGGCACTGCATGACATTGCCCATGGCGAGGCAGATTTAACCCAGCGTTTAAATGAACAAGGCCGCGATGAAGTGACTTTGCTAAGTCAAAATTTTAATGCGTTTTGTAGTCGCTTAGCACAAACGGTGCGCAAACTCTCACCCATTAGCAGCGAAATGAACACCGCCGCCGCACATTTAGCCGATATTGCCCGCCATAACCGCGATGCTTCTGAGCAGCAAGTCCATGAAACAGAACAAGTAGCTACGGCCATGAATCAAATGACCGCCTCCAGCCAAGAAGTGGCACAAGCGGCAGAGCAAGCCGCCGCAGCCAGTCAAAGCTCGGCGCAAGCGGCGCGAGATGGCAGCGCTAAGGTGGAGCTAACCTGTCAAGAGTCGGCCAGCTTGGTGACTAAGCTGGCTCATAATCAACAAGGCATCGAAGCCCTCGCCGCACGGGCGCAACAAATTGGCAGCATACTAGAAGTGATCCGTGCCATTGCCGAGCAAACTAACTTGCTTGCACTTAATGCCGCTATTGAAGCCGCTCGCGCGGGAGAGCAAGGTCGAGGGTTTGCAGTAGTGGCTGATGAAGTTAGAAACTTGGCCACTCGTACTCAAAGTTCCACCGATGAAGTAGAAACTATTATTCAAGGGTTACAGAAAGAGGCCAATCACACGGTATTGCAAATGAGTGAGCTGATGCAAAGCGCTACTCAAACCCAAGAAACAGCAAACCAAGCCGGCAGCGCGTTACGCGCTATTAGTGAGGGCATGGCATTAATTAATGATATGAATAGCCATATCGCCACCGCCGCCGAGCAGCAACGCCAAACCACCGCCGATATTAGCCGTAACTTAAATAGGCTCAGTGAGTTGGCCGATGCCGCGCGCCTTAAAACCCAAGAAACAGAGCAAGCCAGTACCACTTTATCGGGCTTAGGAGGGCGGTTAACCAGTGAGATGAATACCTTTGTAGTGTAA
- a CDS encoding Na(+)-translocating NADH-quinone reductase subunit C, translated as MAKRESVGRTFAVIIVLCLVCSVVVSGAAVLLKPTQELNKALDVQTNIVQVAGLGRANVAENYKKYIDARLWDIEKGEFSDKPVEGYDQRIAAKEEDTSIKLSPSEDPAGIRRRANLVPIYMAKDEDGNLDSIILPMHGQGLWSTMYAFVAVAPDGETIKGITYYDQGETPGLGGEVENPAWRAKFVGKKLYDENGNPAIKVVKGEAPADSASSVDGLSGATLTSKGVQQTFEFWLGEKGFGPFLTEVQEGKLETGERNNG; from the coding sequence GTGGCTAAGAGAGAATCAGTTGGCAGAACTTTTGCTGTCATTATCGTCTTATGTTTGGTGTGTTCTGTGGTGGTATCTGGCGCAGCGGTATTGCTTAAGCCTACCCAAGAACTCAACAAAGCACTGGACGTACAAACCAACATAGTACAAGTAGCCGGCCTTGGCCGCGCTAACGTAGCCGAAAACTATAAAAAATACATAGACGCTCGGTTATGGGATATTGAAAAAGGGGAGTTTTCAGATAAGCCCGTTGAAGGTTACGACCAACGCATAGCGGCCAAAGAAGAAGACACCAGTATTAAGTTAAGCCCAAGCGAAGACCCTGCAGGTATCCGCCGTCGTGCTAACTTAGTCCCAATATACATGGCCAAAGATGAAGACGGTAACTTGGACAGTATTATTCTGCCCATGCACGGTCAAGGTCTGTGGTCCACTATGTATGCATTTGTGGCCGTGGCCCCCGATGGTGAAACCATTAAAGGCATCACTTACTACGACCAAGGTGAAACCCCAGGTCTAGGCGGTGAAGTGGAAAACCCAGCTTGGCGTGCCAAGTTTGTGGGTAAGAAGCTGTATGACGAAAATGGCAATCCGGCGATTAAAGTGGTTAAAGGCGAAGCGCCTGCCGACTCTGCTTCCAGTGTCGATGGCCTTTCTGGTGCAACCTTAACCTCTAAGGGCGTACAGCAAACCTTCGAGTTTTGGTTAGGTGAGAAAGGCTTTGGACCTTTCCTGACTGAGGTTCAAGAAGGCAAGCTAGAGACAGGAGAGCGCAACAATGGCTGA
- the crl gene encoding sigma factor-binding protein Crl, with protein MSIEKVSHHKLVRELTAIGPYFRVLKSREGQYFFDCLAVCVSAKAEPEVREFWGWWLTLDSQDGQHFEFNYELGLFDIQGDWQPKAIPKKHQAEVARTLRDFYDKLGVCMDNLALSVRPCVKLGNDHLLSPA; from the coding sequence ATGTCTATAGAAAAAGTTTCTCATCATAAATTGGTTCGCGAGCTAACCGCTATTGGTCCTTATTTTCGCGTGCTTAAATCCCGTGAAGGCCAGTATTTTTTTGATTGCTTGGCCGTGTGTGTCAGTGCCAAAGCCGAGCCCGAGGTACGAGAATTTTGGGGCTGGTGGTTAACACTGGATAGCCAAGATGGGCAACACTTTGAATTTAATTATGAATTGGGGCTTTTTGATATCCAAGGCGACTGGCAGCCCAAAGCCATACCTAAAAAACATCAAGCAGAAGTGGCCCGTACTTTACGAGATTTTTACGATAAACTCGGTGTTTGCATGGATAATTTAGCACTCTCAGTGCGCCCCTGCGTAAAATTAGGTAACGATCACTTGTTAAGCCCAGCCTAA
- the nqrE gene encoding NADH:ubiquinone reductase (Na(+)-transporting) subunit E, whose translation MEHFISLFVRAIFIENMALAFFLGMCTFLAVSKKVKTSFGLGVAVTVVLTLSVPVNNLVYNYVLKDGALVDGVDLSFLNFITFIGVIAALVQILEMLLDKFFPALYNALGIFLPLIAVNCAIFGGVSFMVQRDYNFAESIVYGFGSGIGWMLAIVLLAGIREKMKYSDVPDGLRGLGITFISAGLMAIGFMSFSGISL comes from the coding sequence ATGGAACATTTTATTAGTTTGTTTGTTCGTGCCATTTTCATCGAAAACATGGCATTGGCTTTCTTCCTCGGCATGTGTACCTTTTTGGCAGTATCAAAAAAGGTAAAAACCTCATTTGGTCTGGGTGTGGCCGTAACCGTAGTACTGACGTTGTCAGTGCCAGTTAACAACTTAGTCTACAACTATGTACTGAAAGACGGTGCCTTGGTTGACGGCGTGGACTTGAGCTTTTTGAACTTCATTACCTTTATCGGCGTCATTGCAGCGTTGGTACAAATCTTGGAAATGTTGTTAGATAAGTTCTTCCCTGCGCTGTATAACGCCTTGGGCATTTTCTTGCCGTTGATCGCTGTAAACTGCGCCATCTTTGGTGGTGTTTCTTTCATGGTACAGCGCGATTATAACTTCGCTGAGTCTATCGTTTACGGCTTTGGCTCAGGCATCGGTTGGATGCTAGCAATTGTGTTGCTGGCCGGTATCCGCGAGAAGATGAAGTATTCAGATGTGCCTGATGGTTTACGTGGCTTGGGGATTACCTTTATCTCTGCCGGCCTAATGGCAATTGGCTTCATGTCTTTCTCTGGCATATCCCTGTAA